In a genomic window of Oceanispirochaeta sp.:
- a CDS encoding HU family DNA-binding protein, translating to MSSSLTPGRLAERLQEKLDLDKESIANFGSELFTIIIRELKKDDNFSLFGFGSFKKIYVKERMGRNPQTGEELIVPSHYRIKFSPAGKLADRINAGYAHLKPIILEDDIHEGLLLKAERYILSTPAEAEPVIEVTTESIIPPTTLIVKPEPILEPESINPELLFQNLEVETQIPEDLHKEPDFGFKKDNRFRTLKTIFIGLVLLICFLGAGWLLLRKTEETMIVEEIALPEAVTPEAVILPEPAAAIERTEGVEIKEPEPPVLPGTSYRIVPGDSFSLLAQKRWGNITLWPYLYSKNISVFSDPDLVRPGDSIIIPTQPVLDKDQSQIEDSILMAYKRYRDLISEQIGNPRNPRREISADYVLLGGEQLYPRFLDRNKSSIRVEDIRRVEKLIP from the coding sequence ATGAGTAGCTCACTGACACCGGGAAGGTTGGCAGAACGGCTCCAGGAGAAGTTAGACCTGGATAAAGAAAGCATAGCCAATTTCGGCTCTGAGCTATTTACCATTATTATCCGGGAATTGAAGAAGGATGATAATTTTTCTCTATTCGGATTCGGCAGTTTCAAGAAAATATATGTAAAAGAGAGAATGGGACGGAATCCCCAGACCGGTGAGGAACTCATCGTCCCCTCTCACTACCGGATCAAATTCAGTCCTGCTGGGAAATTAGCTGACAGAATCAATGCCGGCTACGCTCACCTTAAACCTATCATACTGGAAGATGATATTCATGAAGGACTCTTACTCAAGGCAGAGCGCTACATCCTCAGTACCCCCGCAGAGGCTGAACCGGTTATTGAAGTGACCACAGAATCCATTATTCCACCCACAACCTTAATAGTAAAACCCGAACCGATTCTGGAACCCGAATCAATCAATCCAGAACTCTTGTTTCAGAATCTGGAAGTAGAGACTCAGATTCCTGAGGATCTCCACAAAGAGCCTGATTTCGGTTTCAAAAAAGACAATCGTTTCAGGACATTGAAAACGATCTTCATCGGCTTGGTTCTTCTAATCTGCTTCCTGGGAGCCGGATGGTTATTACTCAGAAAAACTGAAGAGACTATGATTGTTGAGGAAATAGCTCTCCCGGAAGCCGTAACACCAGAAGCAGTGATTCTACCTGAACCTGCTGCTGCAATAGAAAGGACCGAAGGAGTAGAGATCAAGGAACCCGAGCCTCCGGTGCTTCCCGGAACCAGTTACCGGATTGTACCGGGAGACTCTTTCAGCCTCCTGGCTCAGAAACGCTGGGGTAATATAACCCTTTGGCCCTATCTTTACAGCAAGAACATAAGCGTCTTCTCCGATCCGGACCTTGTCCGCCCCGGAGACAGCATCATCATTCCTACTCAGCCAGTTTTGGATAAAGATCAGTCCCAGATCGAAGATAGCATTCTCATGGCTTACAAGCGTTACAGAGACCTCATCAGCGAGCAGATTGGGAACCCACGGAACCCTAGAAGAGAAATCAGTGCGGATTATGTGCTTCTGGGAGGCGAACAGCTCTATCCCAGATTCCTGGACAGAAACAAGAGCAGTATCCGGGTGGAAGACATCCGGAGAGTAGAAAAACTTATTCCTTGA